One Paraburkholderia sp. HP33-1 genomic region harbors:
- the hpaH gene encoding 2-oxo-hept-4-ene-1,7-dioate hydratase, producing the protein MLDDQTIRDLAAQLDHAEKTRTQLRHFSAQYPQMTVQDGYAIQREWVKLKLAEGHVIKGRKIGLTSRAMQRSSQIDEPDYAPLLDSMFIESGQDIRADRFIAPRVEVELAFVLSKPLKGPGVTLFDVLDATAYVTPAVEIIDARIEQFDRETRAPRKVYDTISDFAANAGVVLGGRPVRPLDVDLRWVGALLYRNGAIEESGLAAAVLNHPATGVAWLANKIAPYDESLNANDVILSGSFTSPISARAGDTFHVDYGPLGGIGLNFV; encoded by the coding sequence ATGCTGGACGACCAGACCATTCGCGACCTCGCGGCGCAACTCGATCACGCGGAAAAGACCCGCACGCAGTTGCGCCATTTTTCCGCGCAGTATCCGCAGATGACCGTTCAGGACGGGTACGCGATTCAACGCGAGTGGGTCAAGCTGAAGCTCGCCGAAGGCCACGTGATCAAGGGCAGGAAGATCGGCCTCACTTCGCGCGCGATGCAGCGCTCGTCGCAGATCGACGAACCCGATTACGCGCCGCTGCTCGACAGCATGTTCATCGAGAGCGGTCAGGACATCCGCGCGGATCGCTTCATCGCGCCGCGCGTCGAAGTGGAACTCGCGTTCGTGTTGAGCAAACCGCTGAAGGGCCCCGGCGTCACGCTATTCGACGTGCTCGACGCAACCGCGTACGTGACGCCGGCCGTCGAGATCATCGACGCGCGCATCGAGCAGTTCGATCGCGAGACGCGCGCGCCGCGCAAGGTCTACGACACGATCTCCGACTTCGCCGCGAACGCGGGCGTCGTGCTCGGCGGGCGGCCGGTTCGTCCGCTCGATGTGGACCTGCGCTGGGTCGGCGCGCTGCTATACAGGAACGGCGCGATCGAGGAAAGCGGACTCGCCGCGGCCGTGCTCAATCATCCTGCCACCGGCGTCGCGTGGCTCGCCAACAAAATTGCTCCGTACGACGAATCATTGAACGCGAACGACGTGATCCTGAGCGGTTCTTTCACGAGCCCGATTAGCGCACGCGCGGGCGACACGTTCCACGTCGACTATGGTCCGCTCGGCGGCATCGGTTTGAATTTCGTCTGA
- a CDS encoding fumarylacetoacetate hydrolase family protein, whose translation MMRGRVAYAGAIHEAYPHEQGVRLADGRVRREDEVVWLAPIEVGTIFALGLNYAEHAKELQFSKQEEPLVFLKGPGTVLGHRGVTRRPADVTFMHYECELAVVIGRTAQHVKRENAMQHVAGYMIANDYAIRDYLENYYRPNLRVKNRDGGTVLGPWFVDAADIADVTQLELRTFVNGTRQQCGNTRDLVTGIPALIEYLSGFMTLAPGDVILTGTPEGVVNVNAGDEVVCEIDGLGRLVNTIASDADFGRA comes from the coding sequence ATGATGCGCGGCCGCGTCGCCTATGCGGGAGCGATTCACGAAGCGTATCCGCACGAACAGGGTGTGCGTCTCGCCGACGGCCGCGTGCGTCGAGAGGACGAAGTGGTCTGGCTCGCGCCGATCGAAGTCGGCACCATCTTCGCGCTAGGCCTGAACTACGCGGAGCATGCAAAGGAATTGCAGTTCAGCAAGCAGGAAGAACCGCTGGTGTTTCTGAAGGGGCCAGGCACGGTGCTCGGCCATCGCGGCGTGACGCGCCGCCCTGCCGACGTTACGTTCATGCACTACGAGTGCGAGCTCGCGGTCGTGATCGGGCGAACCGCGCAGCACGTCAAGCGTGAAAACGCCATGCAGCACGTGGCCGGCTACATGATCGCGAACGACTACGCGATTCGCGATTACCTCGAAAACTACTATCGCCCAAATCTGCGCGTGAAGAATCGCGATGGCGGCACGGTGCTCGGTCCCTGGTTCGTCGACGCCGCCGACATCGCCGACGTCACGCAGCTCGAGCTGCGCACGTTCGTGAACGGCACGCGTCAGCAATGCGGCAATACGCGCGATCTCGTCACGGGCATTCCCGCACTGATCGAATACCTGAGCGGCTTCATGACGCTCGCGCCCGGCGACGTGATCCTGACCGGCACGCCCGAAGGCGTCGTCAACGTCAACGCGGGCGACGAAGTCGTCTGCGAAATCGACGGCCTCGGCCGTCTCGTCAACACGATCGCATCGGACGCGGACTTCGGCCGCGCCTGA
- the hpaE gene encoding 5-carboxymethyl-2-hydroxymuconate semialdehyde dehydrogenase — protein sequence MPIDHLINGEACTSSDYFETVNPATQEVLGEVARGGAKEVDAAVQAAKEAFPAWAARPAAERAKLIRKLGELITRHEPEISEVETRDTGQTISQTRKQLLPRAADNFSYFAEMCTRVDGHTYPTDSHLNYTLFHPVGVCALISPWNVPFMTATWKVAPCLAFGNTAVLKMSELSPLTASMLGKLALEAGIPAGVLNVVHGYGKEAGEPLVAHRDVHAVSFTGSTATGNRIVQTAGLKKFSMELGGKSPFVIFDDADFERALDAAVFMIFSNNGERCTAGSRILVQRSIYARFAERFIERAKRLTVGDPLADSTIVGPMISQGHLAKVRSYIELGPKEGATLACGGLDTPDLPDALRHGNFVTPTVFVDVDNRMRIAQEEIFGPVACLIPFDDEAEAIRLANDISYGLSSYIWTENTGRALRVAAAVEAGMCFVNSQNVRDLRQPFGGTKASGVGREGGAWSYEVFLEPKNICVSLGSHHIPRWGV from the coding sequence ATGCCGATCGACCATCTGATCAACGGCGAGGCGTGCACCTCGAGTGACTACTTCGAAACCGTCAATCCGGCCACGCAGGAAGTGCTCGGCGAAGTCGCGCGCGGCGGCGCGAAGGAAGTCGACGCGGCCGTGCAGGCGGCCAAAGAGGCCTTCCCTGCCTGGGCCGCCAGGCCCGCCGCGGAACGCGCGAAGCTGATCCGCAAGCTCGGCGAGCTGATCACGAGGCACGAACCGGAAATTTCCGAGGTCGAAACCCGGGACACCGGCCAGACGATCTCGCAGACGCGCAAACAACTCCTGCCGCGCGCGGCCGACAACTTCAGCTATTTCGCCGAGATGTGCACGCGCGTCGACGGCCACACGTACCCGACCGACTCGCATCTGAACTACACGCTGTTTCATCCGGTCGGCGTGTGCGCGCTGATCTCGCCGTGGAACGTGCCGTTCATGACGGCTACGTGGAAGGTTGCGCCCTGCCTCGCGTTCGGCAACACGGCCGTGCTGAAGATGAGCGAGCTATCGCCGCTTACTGCATCGATGCTCGGCAAGCTCGCGCTCGAGGCAGGCATTCCGGCCGGCGTGCTGAACGTCGTGCATGGTTACGGCAAGGAAGCGGGCGAGCCGCTCGTCGCGCATCGCGACGTGCACGCGGTGTCGTTCACCGGTTCGACCGCGACCGGCAATCGCATCGTGCAGACCGCGGGCCTGAAGAAGTTCTCGATGGAACTCGGCGGCAAGTCGCCGTTCGTGATCTTCGACGATGCCGACTTCGAACGCGCGCTCGATGCCGCGGTGTTCATGATCTTTTCGAACAATGGCGAGCGCTGCACCGCGGGATCGCGCATCCTCGTGCAGCGCTCCATTTACGCGCGGTTTGCCGAGCGCTTCATCGAGCGTGCGAAGCGTTTGACGGTTGGCGATCCGCTTGCGGACAGCACGATCGTCGGCCCAATGATCAGCCAGGGGCATCTAGCGAAAGTCCGCAGCTATATCGAACTCGGGCCGAAGGAAGGCGCGACGCTTGCGTGCGGCGGGCTCGACACGCCCGATTTGCCCGATGCGTTGCGTCACGGCAACTTCGTTACGCCGACCGTATTCGTCGACGTCGACAACCGCATGCGCATTGCGCAGGAGGAGATCTTCGGCCCGGTCGCGTGCCTGATTCCGTTCGACGACGAAGCCGAGGCGATCCGTCTGGCCAATGATATTTCGTATGGTCTGTCGAGCTATATCTGGACTGAGAACACGGGCCGCGCGCTGCGCGTGGCGGCCGCCGTCGAAGCCGGCATGTGCTTCGTCAACAGTCAGAACGTGCGCGATCTGCGTCAGCCGTTCGGTGGCACAAAGGCGTCGGGCGTGGGCCGTGAAGGCGGGGCGTGGAGCTATGAGGTGTTTCTTGAACCAAAGAACATCTGCGTGTCGCTCGGCTCGCATCACATTCCGCGCTGGGGCGTCTAG
- the hpaI gene encoding 4-hydroxy-2-oxoheptanedioate aldolase, translated as MSLPTNPFKRALADGKPQFGLWAALADAYVTELLATAGFDWLLIDNEHAPNDVRSTLSQLQAIAAYPSHPVVRPVKSDAALIKQLLDIGAQTLLLPMIDTAAQALDAVAATRYPPQGVRGVGSALARASRWNRVPDYLNTAAAELCVIVQAETVQSLDNLADIACVEGVDGVFFGPSDLSASMGLLGQPGDVRVRDAIRHGIDTVRGAGKAAGVLAPDPALATEYLAAGASFVAVGTDTGLLSRAAADLAASYRNSAATAAQVKGGY; from the coding sequence ATGTCCTTGCCGACCAACCCCTTCAAACGCGCGCTCGCCGACGGCAAGCCGCAGTTCGGCCTGTGGGCCGCGCTCGCCGACGCCTACGTGACCGAACTGCTTGCCACCGCCGGTTTCGACTGGCTGCTGATCGATAACGAGCACGCGCCGAACGACGTGCGCAGCACGCTGTCGCAATTGCAGGCGATCGCCGCGTATCCGTCGCATCCGGTCGTGCGGCCGGTGAAGAGCGACGCCGCGCTGATCAAGCAGTTACTCGACATCGGCGCCCAAACGCTGCTGTTGCCGATGATCGACACGGCTGCGCAAGCACTCGACGCGGTCGCGGCCACGCGCTATCCGCCGCAGGGCGTTCGCGGCGTGGGCAGCGCACTCGCGCGTGCGTCGCGGTGGAATCGCGTGCCCGACTATCTGAACACCGCCGCCGCCGAACTGTGCGTGATCGTGCAGGCGGAGACCGTGCAGAGCCTCGACAATCTCGCTGACATCGCGTGCGTCGAGGGCGTCGATGGCGTGTTTTTCGGGCCATCGGATCTGAGCGCGTCGATGGGATTGCTCGGCCAGCCAGGCGACGTGCGCGTGCGCGACGCGATTCGCCACGGCATCGATACCGTGCGCGGCGCGGGCAAGGCAGCGGGCGTGCTCGCCCCTGATCCCGCGCTGGCCACCGAATATCTGGCCGCCGGCGCGAGCTTCGTCGCGGTCGGCACCGACACCGGTTTGCTGAGCCGCGCGGCAGCGGACCTTGCCGCGTCGTACAGGAACAGCGCGGCAACGGCGGCGCAGGTCAAAGGCGGGTATTAG
- a CDS encoding DSD1 family PLP-dependent enzyme, with protein MKLEQIETPAALIDVARMQKNIARMQGQMNALGVAFRPHVKTTKCIDVVRAQIAAGARGITVSTLKEAEAFFAAGIDDILYAVGMVPSKLPRALALRRQGCDLKLVVDNPTAASAIAAFGDQHGETFEVWIEVDTDGHRSGIQPEQQTLLDVGRILHENGVKVGGVMTHAGSSYELNTPEALAALAEQERAGCVRAAERLREAGIACPAVSVGSTPTALAARHLEGVTEVRAGVYVLFDLVMHNVGVCTLDDIALSVLTTVIGHQEDKGWAILDAGWMALSRDRGTSRQAHDFGYGQPCLLNGTLLPGYVVSGANQEHGILAAVPADTQTDTPADDIADRFPIGMKLRILPNHACATGAQFPEYHAVAPDGSSVEWQRFYGW; from the coding sequence ATGAAACTCGAACAGATCGAAACCCCGGCCGCGTTGATCGACGTCGCGCGGATGCAGAAAAACATCGCGCGGATGCAGGGGCAAATGAATGCGCTCGGCGTCGCGTTCCGGCCGCATGTGAAGACCACCAAGTGCATCGACGTCGTGCGCGCGCAGATCGCCGCCGGCGCGCGCGGCATCACGGTGTCGACGCTGAAGGAAGCGGAGGCGTTCTTCGCTGCCGGCATCGACGACATCCTGTACGCGGTCGGCATGGTTCCGTCGAAACTGCCGCGCGCGCTGGCGCTGCGCCGCCAGGGCTGCGATCTGAAGCTCGTGGTCGACAATCCGACCGCCGCCTCGGCAATCGCCGCGTTTGGCGACCAGCACGGCGAAACGTTCGAGGTCTGGATCGAAGTCGATACGGACGGCCATCGCTCAGGCATCCAGCCCGAACAGCAGACGCTGCTCGACGTCGGGCGGATTCTGCACGAGAACGGGGTGAAGGTCGGCGGCGTCATGACCCACGCGGGTTCGAGCTACGAGTTGAATACGCCCGAAGCGCTCGCCGCGCTCGCGGAGCAGGAGCGCGCGGGTTGCGTGCGCGCCGCCGAGCGCTTGCGCGAAGCGGGCATCGCGTGCCCGGCGGTCAGCGTCGGCTCGACGCCGACCGCGCTCGCCGCGCGGCATCTCGAAGGCGTCACCGAGGTGCGGGCCGGCGTCTACGTGCTGTTCGATCTGGTCATGCACAACGTGGGAGTCTGCACGCTCGACGACATCGCGCTCAGCGTACTCACGACCGTGATCGGTCATCAGGAAGACAAAGGCTGGGCGATTCTCGACGCGGGCTGGATGGCGCTAAGCCGCGATCGCGGCACCTCGCGGCAGGCGCATGATTTCGGCTATGGGCAGCCGTGTTTGCTCAATGGCACGTTGTTGCCGGGCTATGTCGTGAGCGGCGCCAACCAGGAGCATGGGATTCTTGCCGCAGTTCCGGCCGACACACAAACCGATACGCCCGCCGACGACATCGCCGACCGCTTCCCCATTGGCATGAAACTGCGCATCCTGCCGAACCACGCTTGCGCGACCGGCGCTCAGTTTCCCGAGTATCACGCGGTTGCGCCGGACGGCAGCAGCGTCGAATGGCAGCGGTTTTACGGCTGGTAA
- a CDS encoding LysR family transcriptional regulator: MNDSADIRFLLTLRASGSLIAAARRLALSPSAVTQRLQQLEKKLGAQLVNRSARRLQFTDEGLLLCERGAELIEQFDALFDDLQTRRGGLVGTLKINAPLGFGRRHLAPLIGEFQLQNPDIDVALTLSDRPLTETLDRFDIVVHIGELPLSNLVGYTIAPNARFVCAAPALVRRIGEPDSPDALSRLPCIVLRENNEDVSLWQFSKGRTRRSVRVSAHLSCNDGDVIRQWACEGRGVILRSEWDVAEDIAKGKLVRLLPGWKAPDANVIALTHQRAGQPARTRQFMQYLQERFRPVPPWRQ, from the coding sequence ATGAACGATTCGGCCGATATCCGCTTCCTGCTCACGTTGCGCGCCAGCGGCAGCCTGATCGCCGCCGCCCGCAGGCTCGCGCTGTCGCCGTCGGCGGTCACGCAGCGTCTGCAGCAACTCGAGAAGAAGCTCGGCGCGCAGCTCGTGAACCGCAGCGCGCGCCGCCTGCAATTCACCGACGAAGGCCTGCTGTTGTGCGAGCGCGGCGCCGAGCTGATCGAGCAGTTCGACGCGTTGTTCGACGATCTGCAAACGCGCCGCGGCGGTCTCGTCGGCACACTGAAGATCAATGCGCCGCTCGGTTTCGGGCGACGTCACCTAGCGCCGCTGATTGGCGAGTTCCAGCTGCAGAATCCCGATATCGACGTCGCGCTGACGCTCTCCGACCGGCCGTTGACCGAAACGCTCGATCGCTTCGATATCGTCGTGCATATCGGCGAGCTGCCGCTGTCGAACCTGGTCGGCTATACGATCGCACCGAACGCGCGCTTCGTCTGCGCGGCGCCCGCGCTCGTCAGGCGAATCGGCGAACCCGATTCGCCGGATGCATTGAGCCGGCTGCCGTGCATCGTGCTGCGCGAAAACAACGAGGATGTATCGCTGTGGCAGTTCAGCAAGGGCCGCACGCGCCGCAGCGTGCGCGTGTCCGCGCATCTGAGCTGCAACGACGGCGACGTGATTCGCCAATGGGCCTGCGAAGGACGTGGCGTGATTCTGCGCTCTGAATGGGACGTCGCCGAGGACATCGCAAAGGGCAAACTCGTGCGCCTGCTGCCGGGCTGGAAAGCGCCGGACGCGAACGTGATCGCGCTCACGCACCAGCGCGCGGGGCAGCCCGCGCGCACGCGCCAATTCATGCAGTATCTGCAAGAGCGCTTCAGGCCGGTGCCACCGTGGCGGCAATGA
- a CDS encoding 5-carboxymethyl-2-hydroxymuconate Delta-isomerase codes for MPHLTLEYSANLADPQRLGELCKDLAQCLDAQRDHGERVFPLGGIRVRALRCEQYCIADGRPDAAFLHANLKIAAGRPEAVRKATGDALFALIRQRFAAEFERQGLALSLEINEFSDAGTWKHNNLHARLKG; via the coding sequence ATGCCCCACCTGACACTCGAATACAGCGCCAATCTCGCGGACCCGCAACGCCTCGGCGAACTGTGCAAGGACCTCGCGCAATGCCTCGACGCGCAGCGCGATCACGGCGAGCGCGTCTTTCCGCTCGGCGGCATTCGCGTGCGCGCGCTGCGCTGCGAACAGTACTGCATCGCCGACGGACGCCCCGACGCCGCGTTCCTGCACGCGAACCTGAAGATCGCTGCGGGCCGCCCGGAGGCCGTCAGGAAAGCGACCGGCGACGCGCTGTTCGCGCTGATCAGGCAACGCTTCGCCGCCGAGTTCGAACGGCAGGGGCTCGCGTTGTCGCTCGAAATCAACGAGTTCAGCGATGCGGGCACCTGGAAGCACAACAATCTGCACGCCCGGCTCAAGGGCTGA
- the hpaD gene encoding 3,4-dihydroxyphenylacetate 2,3-dioxygenase, with amino-acid sequence MGKLALAAKITHVPSLYLSELEGPHKGCRQAAIDGHHEIGRRCRELGVDTIVVFDVHWLVNSEYHINCAPKFEGVYTSNELPHFIRNMPYAYPGNVGLGQLIADVANEMGVKSRAHSETTLQLEYGTLVPMRYMNGDQRFKTVSVAGWCMWHDLATSARFGLAVRKAIEERYDGTVAILASGSLSHHFANNGTAEQFMHKVWSPFLEQMDRSVVRMWEAGDWKTFCEMLPLYNEKCWGEGGMHDTAMLLGALGWDRYDGKVEVVTPYFGSSGTGQINAIFPVAPLPA; translated from the coding sequence ATGGGCAAACTCGCGTTGGCAGCAAAAATCACTCACGTGCCGTCGTTGTATCTGTCCGAACTCGAAGGTCCGCACAAGGGTTGCCGTCAGGCCGCGATCGACGGGCACCATGAAATCGGCCGACGCTGTCGCGAACTAGGCGTCGATACGATCGTCGTGTTCGACGTGCATTGGCTCGTGAATAGCGAATACCACATCAATTGCGCGCCGAAGTTCGAAGGTGTGTATACGAGCAACGAGCTGCCACATTTCATCAGGAACATGCCATACGCCTACCCGGGAAATGTCGGTCTCGGCCAGCTGATCGCGGATGTCGCCAACGAAATGGGCGTGAAAAGCCGCGCGCACAGCGAGACCACGCTCCAGCTCGAATATGGCACGCTGGTGCCGATGCGCTACATGAACGGCGATCAGCGCTTCAAGACGGTGTCGGTGGCGGGCTGGTGCATGTGGCACGACCTCGCGACGAGCGCGCGCTTCGGCCTTGCGGTGCGCAAGGCCATCGAAGAGCGCTACGACGGCACGGTCGCGATTCTCGCGAGTGGCTCGCTGTCCCACCACTTCGCGAACAACGGCACCGCCGAGCAGTTCATGCACAAGGTCTGGAGCCCGTTCCTCGAACAGATGGATCGCAGCGTGGTACGCATGTGGGAAGCGGGCGACTGGAAGACTTTCTGCGAGATGCTGCCGCTCTACAACGAGAAATGCTGGGGCGAAGGCGGCATGCACGATACCGCGATGCTGCTCGGCGCGCTCGGCTGGGACCGTTACGACGGCAAGGTCGAGGTCGTCACGCCCTACTTCGGCAGCTCGGGCACCGGCCAGATCAACGCGATCTTCCCGGTCGCGCCGCTACCCGCCTGA
- a CDS encoding LssY C-terminal domain-containing protein, translating into MNRIVMQMLAVIFVGCVLAGCTAVSSTASVPGYRNRAVTRTEGGIQVSTAVLSPEESAAAYGVPLADRNIQPVWIEVENREDRNYFLLSPGIDPNFFPASEAAEGFAGAATHDQRADLDRRFRNLSFHNPIRPGEKVAGFVLTNLNEGAKLVQIDLVAKERARTFSVFVVVPGFEGDYERSQLFKRTADPQEPTVNYTDDANFRAALEALPCCATNEDGSKNGDPLNLVIVGSRDDALPALVRRGWSLTEQKWSGAIRRMISAALSGEPYVNAPVSDLFLFGRAQDLALQKARGDIHQRNHMRLWLSNMRYHDKLVWVGQISRDIGIRLTWHSSTFTTHKIDPDVDEARTALTEDMAYSQNLIKIGLVMGVGAAQEDAPRKNLTTDPYYTDGYRVVLVFDRMPRSLSDIEVFPWITPHRVMHVTPGAKP; encoded by the coding sequence ATGAACCGCATCGTGATGCAGATGCTGGCTGTCATCTTCGTCGGCTGTGTACTGGCGGGCTGTACCGCAGTCTCGTCAACGGCCTCCGTACCCGGATATCGAAATCGCGCCGTGACACGCACCGAGGGCGGCATCCAGGTTTCGACAGCCGTGCTGTCGCCAGAAGAAAGCGCAGCGGCCTATGGCGTTCCGCTTGCCGACAGGAATATTCAGCCGGTCTGGATCGAGGTCGAAAACCGCGAGGACCGCAACTACTTTCTCCTGTCGCCCGGCATAGATCCGAACTTCTTTCCTGCGTCGGAGGCAGCCGAGGGGTTTGCTGGCGCTGCTACACACGACCAGCGGGCCGACCTCGACCGCCGCTTCCGTAATCTCTCCTTTCATAACCCGATCCGTCCAGGAGAGAAAGTCGCAGGATTTGTCCTGACCAATCTCAACGAAGGTGCGAAGCTCGTACAGATTGACCTCGTTGCAAAAGAGCGCGCCCGGACGTTTTCCGTTTTTGTAGTCGTACCCGGGTTTGAGGGTGACTACGAGAGGAGCCAGCTTTTCAAACGCACTGCCGATCCGCAAGAGCCCACCGTGAACTACACGGATGACGCAAATTTCCGTGCAGCGCTCGAAGCCCTGCCATGCTGCGCGACAAACGAGGACGGCTCGAAGAATGGCGACCCGCTCAACCTGGTGATCGTCGGCAGTCGCGACGACGCCCTTCCCGCACTCGTCCGGCGGGGCTGGAGCCTCACGGAGCAGAAGTGGTCCGGCGCGATCCGGCGGATGATCAGCGCTGCGCTGTCCGGCGAACCCTATGTCAACGCACCAGTGAGCGACCTTTTCCTCTTCGGGCGCGCACAAGACCTCGCATTGCAAAAGGCGCGGGGTGACATCCACCAGCGCAACCATATGCGCCTGTGGCTCAGCAACATGCGTTACCACGACAAGCTCGTCTGGGTCGGACAGATCAGCCGCGATATCGGTATCCGTCTGACCTGGCACTCTTCAACGTTCACCACACACAAGATCGACCCGGACGTGGATGAGGCACGCACTGCGCTGACCGAAGACATGGCGTATTCGCAGAATCTCATCAAGATCGGTCTCGTGATGGGCGTGGGTGCCGCGCAGGAAGACGCGCCGCGCAAGAACCTGACGACCGATCCGTATTACACCGATGGCTATCGTGTTGTGCTGGTATTCGACCGAATGCCGAGATCGCTCTCGGACATTGAGGTCTTCCCATGGATCACGCCGCACAGGGTCATGCACGTGACGCCTGGAGCGAAGCCATGA
- a CDS encoding HAD family hydrolase — protein MTAAAYPDAVLFDLLTTLLDSWTSWNRAAGSDAAGRAWRAAYLRLTYGCGRYVPYEQLVRKAAAQVGLPESAATALEADWLNLTPWPGSLDALRALAPHCKLAVVTNCSTRLGSQAAALLPVHWDAIVTAEEAGVYKPDPQPYRLALDKLGVEPRRAAFVAGSSYDMFGTAAVGLRTYWHNHIGLPLVDGAHAPEIEAASLDRLVPWLAAFGGNRRH, from the coding sequence ATGACTGCTGCCGCCTATCCCGACGCGGTCCTGTTCGACCTGCTCACCACCCTGCTCGACTCGTGGACCTCATGGAACCGCGCGGCGGGCTCCGACGCAGCGGGCCGTGCATGGCGTGCCGCGTATCTGCGTCTGACCTACGGCTGCGGCCGCTACGTTCCCTACGAACAGCTGGTGCGCAAGGCCGCCGCGCAAGTCGGTCTGCCCGAATCGGCCGCGACCGCGCTCGAAGCGGACTGGCTGAACCTGACGCCGTGGCCCGGTTCGCTCGACGCGTTGCGCGCGCTCGCGCCACATTGCAAGCTCGCAGTCGTCACCAACTGCTCGACGCGGCTCGGCTCGCAGGCGGCCGCGCTGTTGCCCGTGCACTGGGACGCGATCGTGACCGCCGAGGAAGCCGGCGTCTACAAGCCGGACCCGCAACCGTACCGCCTCGCGCTCGACAAGCTCGGCGTCGAGCCACGGCGCGCCGCGTTCGTCGCCGGTTCGAGCTACGACATGTTCGGCACCGCGGCCGTCGGTTTGCGGACCTACTGGCACAACCACATCGGCCTGCCGCTCGTCGACGGCGCGCACGCACCTGAGATCGAAGCGGCCTCGCTCGACCGGCTGGTGCCGTGGCTCGCTGCCTTTGGCGGCAATCGTCGGCACTGA
- a CDS encoding fumarylacetoacetate hydrolase family protein, with protein sequence MFALADHLLHPEGDPLPRDVDAHTAAALLASGVACRAPVSGAVYGTLLNDRAALEALGDAVHGAPYKAPPKAPVLYLKPRNTLAGHRARVVVPDDAPGVEVGASLGIVIGRTATRVSVERASDHIAGYTLVGDLSVPHTNVYRPNVRLRARDGFCVIGPALAAACHIAAPDRLDIAVSLNGAEPFMASTASSVRNVAQLLADVTDFMTLNAGDVLTLGERYGSPVARAGDTATLSIGTLPPLIVSFVSANRHNGEQS encoded by the coding sequence ATGTTTGCCCTTGCCGATCATCTGCTGCATCCGGAAGGCGACCCGCTACCGCGCGACGTGGACGCGCACACCGCAGCCGCGTTGCTTGCCAGCGGCGTCGCGTGCCGAGCACCGGTCAGCGGCGCCGTGTACGGCACCCTGCTGAACGATCGCGCCGCCCTGGAGGCGTTGGGCGACGCGGTGCATGGGGCGCCATACAAGGCACCGCCGAAAGCGCCGGTGCTGTACCTGAAGCCGCGCAATACGCTTGCAGGACACCGGGCTCGCGTGGTCGTGCCGGATGACGCGCCCGGCGTCGAGGTGGGCGCGTCGCTCGGCATCGTGATCGGCCGCACCGCGACGCGCGTCAGCGTCGAGCGCGCGTCGGACCATATTGCCGGCTATACGCTCGTTGGCGATCTGAGCGTGCCGCATACCAACGTGTATCGCCCGAACGTGCGACTGCGCGCACGCGACGGCTTCTGCGTCATCGGACCGGCGCTCGCCGCTGCGTGCCACATCGCAGCACCGGATCGGCTCGACATCGCGGTCTCGCTGAACGGTGCCGAACCATTCATGGCAAGCACCGCATCGTCGGTCCGCAACGTCGCGCAACTGCTCGCCGACGTCACCGACTTCATGACGCTCAACGCGGGCGACGTGCTGACACTCGGTGAGCGGTACGGTTCGCCGGTCGCGCGTGCGGGCGACACGGCCACGCTGTCGATCGGCACGCTGCCGCCCTTGATCGTATCGTTCGTCAGCGCGAATCGACACAACGGAGAACAGTCATGA
- the hpaR gene encoding homoprotocatechuate degradation operon regulator HpaR — MLLLRAREKMMERFRPLITAHGLTEQQWRVIRALNEHGPMEPRHISDICTISSPSMAGVLARMESMELVTKERFAEDQRRVLVSLTDTSIELVRVISKDLEAHYRELERKVGPEIVERVYRAVDDLLAGLSEEDE, encoded by the coding sequence ATGCTGCTATTGCGCGCCCGCGAAAAAATGATGGAGCGCTTCCGTCCGTTGATCACCGCGCACGGACTCACCGAGCAGCAATGGCGCGTGATTCGCGCGCTCAACGAGCACGGCCCGATGGAGCCGCGCCACATCTCCGACATCTGCACGATTTCGAGCCCGAGTATGGCCGGCGTGCTCGCGCGCATGGAGAGCATGGAACTGGTGACAAAGGAGCGTTTCGCCGAGGATCAGCGGCGCGTACTCGTGTCGCTGACGGATACGAGCATCGAACTGGTGCGCGTGATTTCGAAGGATCTCGAGGCGCACTATCGCGAACTCGAGCGCAAGGTGGGACCGGAGATCGTCGAGCGCGTGTATCGCGCGGTCGACGATCTGCTGGCGGGGTTGTCGGAAGAGGATGAGTGA